A genomic window from Flavobacterium sp. I3-2 includes:
- a CDS encoding nitroreductase family protein: protein MSIIESLNWRYAAKKLNGEKVSDENVAKIIEAARLAPTSSGLQPFEMFVITNQELKEKIHKLSFNQSQVLDCSHLIVFAAWDHYSLDRINHYFDYYEAERDLEKGFSDGYKNGVTKQLTAMTTERQFEHAARQVYIAFAFAMAEAAALRVDSSPMEGFLPNELDELLQFKEKNLRSVLLLPIGYRDEVNDWQVQLKKVRKNTDFMVHHIK from the coding sequence ATGTCAATCATCGAATCATTAAATTGGAGATATGCCGCAAAGAAATTAAACGGCGAAAAAGTCTCTGATGAAAATGTAGCTAAAATAATCGAAGCCGCACGTTTGGCGCCAACATCATCTGGTTTACAACCTTTTGAAATGTTTGTAATCACCAATCAAGAATTAAAAGAAAAGATTCATAAATTATCTTTTAATCAATCGCAGGTTTTAGATTGTTCGCATTTGATTGTTTTTGCAGCTTGGGATCATTATTCGTTAGATCGTATCAATCATTACTTTGATTATTACGAGGCTGAACGCGATCTTGAAAAAGGTTTTTCTGACGGTTATAAAAACGGAGTGACCAAGCAATTAACAGCCATGACTACCGAACGCCAGTTTGAACATGCCGCACGCCAAGTATATATTGCATTTGCATTTGCTATGGCCGAAGCAGCAGCTTTACGAGTAGATTCGTCTCCGATGGAAGGTTTTTTACCTAACGAATTAGATGAACTATTACAGTTTAAAGAGAAAAACTTACGCAGTGTTTTATTACTACCGATAGGTTACAGAGATGAGGTGAATGATTGGCAAGTACAGCTAAAAAAAGTACGAAAAAACACCGACTTTATGGTGCATCACATAAAATAA
- a CDS encoding proton-conducting transporter membrane subunit yields MTTNFILAPIIVHFITAIILLCFWKKVLAQKIISVIGNSIAFILCVKLFELTLTNDVLVLQTGNWKAPFGITFISDTLSAIMVMLTGIVSLAVGIYSTSALNVSRIRFGYFFTFHLLIMGLLGAFLTGDIFNLYVWFEVVIISSFILMTVGGKKMQMEGAIKYVTMNILASSIFLTAIGILYGITGSLNIADIAIKIQEVENKGLVTVTSLLFFVGFGIKSAIFPLYFWLPSSYHTTPSAIAAIFGGLLTKMGVYALIRVFTIIFIPDNFTTILFIVIAILTMFTGALGTLNKKNIRRILSYLIVCHIGYLIAGVGLYTELAFTAIIFYLIHDVIVKSNMFMITGVIVKIRESVDMTRLGSLLKDYPKFSMLAALVFLSLVGIPPLSGFWPKILLLKESFTQGNYILLLTLILASFVTLFVIIRMWIEIFWKESPKPLTEEMDHFTPMPKSGKFALIAPIVFLTFVSLFIGFGANNIFKLSEKAAYELKHKEIYIDAVMKTNT; encoded by the coding sequence ATGACAACAAATTTTATACTTGCACCAATAATCGTTCATTTTATCACAGCCATAATTTTATTATGTTTCTGGAAAAAGGTTTTGGCTCAAAAAATAATTAGCGTAATTGGTAACAGCATTGCTTTTATTTTATGTGTAAAATTATTTGAATTAACTTTAACAAACGATGTACTTGTTTTACAAACCGGAAATTGGAAAGCACCATTTGGGATAACATTTATTTCTGACACTTTAAGTGCAATTATGGTTATGTTAACCGGAATTGTTTCTTTAGCCGTTGGCATTTATTCGACCTCAGCATTAAACGTGAGTCGAATTCGTTTTGGATATTTTTTTACGTTTCATTTATTAATAATGGGACTTTTAGGAGCTTTTTTAACAGGAGATATTTTCAATTTATATGTTTGGTTTGAAGTTGTAATTATTTCATCTTTTATATTAATGACCGTTGGTGGAAAAAAAATGCAGATGGAAGGTGCAATCAAATATGTAACAATGAACATTTTAGCATCATCGATTTTTTTGACTGCAATCGGAATTTTATACGGAATTACTGGTAGTTTAAATATCGCAGATATAGCAATTAAAATTCAAGAAGTAGAAAATAAAGGTTTGGTTACCGTAACATCTTTATTATTTTTTGTAGGTTTTGGAATTAAATCAGCTATTTTTCCATTGTATTTTTGGTTGCCATCATCGTACCATACAACACCTTCGGCAATCGCAGCTATTTTTGGAGGCTTGTTAACAAAAATGGGAGTTTACGCTTTGATTCGTGTCTTTACAATTATTTTTATTCCTGATAATTTCACGACAATTTTGTTTATTGTTATTGCAATTTTAACCATGTTTACTGGAGCTTTAGGAACTTTAAATAAGAAAAACATCCGTAGAATTCTTTCCTATTTAATTGTTTGTCACATCGGATATTTAATTGCTGGAGTTGGTTTGTATACCGAATTAGCCTTTACAGCAATCATATTCTATTTGATTCACGATGTAATTGTAAAAAGTAATATGTTTATGATTACCGGTGTGATTGTAAAAATTCGCGAATCAGTTGATATGACACGTCTGGGAAGTTTACTAAAAGATTATCCAAAGTTTTCAATGCTTGCTGCTTTGGTATTTTTATCACTTGTAGGAATTCCGCCTTTATCAGGATTTTGGCCAAAAATTTTATTATTAAAAGAATCTTTTACTCAAGGAAATTACATCTTACTTCTAACTTTAATTCTAGCAAGTTTTGTTACCTTGTTTGTGATTATCAGAATGTGGATTGAAATTTTCTGGAAAGAATCTCCAAAACCATTAACTGAAGAAATGGATCATTTTACGCCGATGCCAAAATCTGGAAAATTTGCGCTAATTGCTCCAATTGTGTTTCTGACATTCGTATCTTTATTTATAGGATTTGGAGCAAATAATATTTTTAAATTATCAGAAAAAGCCGCATATGAATTAAAGCACAAAGAGATTTACATCGATGCCGTAATGAAAACAAATACATAA
- a CDS encoding monovalent cation/H+ antiporter complex subunit F, which translates to MDIETYLAYVVMPIISLAMIIVLARLIKGPQIVDRVIALDLLITIGVGFIALFSIITNNYNFLDVAMILALIAFLSTVAFAYYLYKSKKND; encoded by the coding sequence ATGGATATAGAAACGTATTTAGCATATGTGGTTATGCCAATTATATCTTTAGCGATGATAATTGTTTTAGCTCGTTTAATTAAAGGACCTCAAATAGTTGATCGCGTTATTGCATTAGATTTATTAATAACAATCGGAGTTGGATTTATTGCTTTGTTTAGTATTATTACAAACAATTATAACTTTTTAGATGTTGCAATGATTCTTGCACTAATTGCTTTTTTAAGCACAGTAGCTTTTGCCTATTATTTATATAAAAGTAAGAAAAATGACTGA
- a CDS encoding Na+/H+ antiporter subunit B has product MKKEENNSRPKLDTIILKTATNYLLPLLIMFSLFVLIRGHYLSGGGFVGGLIASIAFVLHSFAYNTKRTISLFRFRPLFLIPMGLSLSLFSGLLPLLISKPFMTSIWFLNKVDVIGAFGSALLFDLGVYLVVIGVVLTIIFTISENV; this is encoded by the coding sequence ATGAAGAAAGAAGAGAATAATAGTAGACCCAAACTTGATACGATTATTTTAAAAACAGCAACGAATTATCTTTTACCATTATTGATCATGTTTTCTCTTTTTGTTTTGATTAGAGGGCATTATTTATCTGGTGGAGGTTTTGTTGGAGGCTTAATTGCATCTATTGCATTTGTTTTACATTCATTTGCTTACAACACAAAACGAACCATCTCGTTGTTTAGATTTCGTCCACTTTTTCTAATTCCAATGGGATTGAGTTTGTCGTTATTCAGCGGTTTGTTGCCACTATTAATTTCAAAACCATTTATGACAAGTATTTGGTTTTTAAATAAAGTTGATGTAATCGGTGCATTTGGTTCTGCACTTTTATTCGATCTCGGAGTTTATCTTGTTGTAATTGGAGTTGTTTTAACTATCATATTCACTATTTCTGAAAATGTTTAA
- a CDS encoding nucleoid-associated protein: MINLFNTQIESLSIHRVGNKSRNEAIFLSENTFTVNDEIMPLLKDYFFKSFREKEENYFQFTHDVDLDYNEMYNFASELFTNPNNSHEISKKITKHLFDQSNHPHIKNGEVYVAHLTNVSIDNNVVDAIGIFKSEIKADFLQFEENGSNLEMILQQGINLSKLDKGCIIFNYKKEEGYKILTIDSNRYDARYWLEHFLCVDAFQDENFMTKKYLKFVQDFAKDVVLPAEDKKEEVMFMNRSVNYFAKNDEFEETNFLNEVIENPDLQAEFKNYKVDRGEKYSIEDTTNFPIANNAVSDARKKIKNVINLDTNVQIKLDFINAESAEKFIEKGWDEEKQMYYYLVYFNKEQKTN; encoded by the coding sequence ATGATCAATTTATTCAATACACAAATCGAATCATTATCGATCCATCGTGTGGGAAACAAAAGTAGAAATGAAGCTATATTTTTATCAGAAAACACTTTTACTGTAAATGATGAAATTATGCCTTTATTGAAAGATTATTTCTTTAAATCTTTTCGAGAAAAAGAAGAAAATTATTTTCAATTTACGCATGATGTAGATTTAGATTATAACGAAATGTATAATTTTGCTTCAGAATTATTTACCAATCCAAATAATTCTCACGAAATTTCAAAGAAAATAACCAAGCATTTATTTGATCAATCAAACCATCCGCACATTAAAAACGGGGAAGTTTATGTTGCACATTTGACTAATGTTTCTATCGATAATAATGTGGTTGATGCTATTGGAATCTTCAAAAGTGAGATCAAAGCAGATTTCTTACAATTCGAAGAAAACGGATCTAACCTTGAAATGATTTTGCAACAAGGAATCAATCTTAGCAAACTTGACAAAGGTTGTATTATTTTTAATTACAAAAAAGAAGAAGGTTATAAAATCTTAACCATCGATAGCAACCGTTACGATGCGCGTTATTGGTTGGAACATTTTTTATGTGTTGATGCGTTTCAAGATGAAAATTTCATGACGAAAAAATACTTGAAATTCGTTCAAGATTTTGCCAAAGATGTCGTTCTTCCTGCTGAAGATAAAAAGGAAGAAGTGATGTTTATGAATCGTTCAGTAAACTATTTTGCTAAGAATGATGAATTTGAAGAAACAAATTTCTTAAACGAAGTAATTGAAAATCCAGATTTACAAGCTGAGTTCAAAAATTATAAAGTAGATCGCGGAGAAAAATATTCGATTGAAGATACTACCAATTTCCCAATTGCAAATAATGCAGTTTCTGATGCACGTAAAAAAATTAAAAACGTCATTAATTTAGATACAAATGTTCAGATTAAGTTAGATTTTATTAATGCCGAATCTGCTGAGAAATTTATCGAAAAAGGTTGGGATGAAGAAAAACAAATGTACTATTACTTAGTTTATTTCAACAAAGAACAAAAAACGAATTAA
- a CDS encoding Na+/H+ antiporter subunit E produces the protein MLQNFLLNILLTLVWVALTGELNYTNFGFGFTVGFLLLWFLNRRRTSNHDYFLRVPKIFAFMLNFLYDMIKANIEVTIDVITPNYNMKPGIVKFEMDAKSDFEITMLANMIALTPGTVVIDISKDKKYMFIHAMYLKDIDGFKKNLKERTEKKLLEIIR, from the coding sequence ATGTTACAGAATTTTTTACTAAATATATTGCTAACTTTAGTTTGGGTTGCCTTGACCGGTGAGCTAAACTATACAAATTTTGGGTTTGGTTTTACTGTCGGATTTTTACTTTTATGGTTTTTAAATCGAAGAAGAACTTCAAACCATGATTATTTTTTACGCGTTCCTAAGATTTTTGCTTTTATGTTGAATTTTTTATACGACATGATAAAAGCAAATATTGAAGTTACTATCGACGTTATTACGCCAAATTACAATATGAAACCAGGAATTGTAAAATTCGAAATGGATGCTAAATCTGATTTTGAAATTACCATGTTAGCTAATATGATTGCTCTAACTCCTGGAACTGTTGTTATTGATATTTCAAAAGACAAAAAATACATGTTTATACATGCTATGTATCTAAAAGACATCGATGGATTTAAAAAGAATTTGAAAGAAAGAACTGAAAAAAAACTTCTAGAAATAATTAGATAA
- a CDS encoding thioredoxin family protein, with protein sequence MKSKIIIALFLLISSFSNAQELVWHTDVNKAITESNKSKKPLLLFFTGSDWCGWCIKLQKEVFTQPDFKKWAKDNVVLLELDFPRRTAQDESLKMQNAQIQQVFGVRGYPTIWFVTAQLENEKVNFAPVGSVGYVAGGPEKWIESAKTILASKK encoded by the coding sequence ATGAAATCAAAAATTATTATTGCTCTATTTTTATTAATCAGTTCATTTTCAAATGCGCAAGAATTAGTTTGGCATACCGATGTTAATAAAGCAATTACCGAATCTAATAAATCAAAAAAACCGCTGTTACTTTTCTTTACCGGAAGTGATTGGTGCGGTTGGTGTATTAAGTTGCAAAAAGAAGTATTTACGCAACCCGATTTCAAAAAATGGGCAAAAGATAATGTTGTTTTGTTGGAATTAGATTTTCCTAGAAGAACTGCACAAGATGAAAGTCTAAAAATGCAAAATGCGCAAATCCAACAAGTTTTTGGTGTTCGAGGTTATCCAACTATTTGGTTTGTAACTGCTCAACTAGAAAATGAAAAAGTAAATTTTGCACCTGTTGGAAGCGTTGGTTATGTTGCAGGCGGGCCTGAAAAATGGATTGAATCTGCAAAAACTATTTTGGCAAGTAAAAAATAA
- a CDS encoding thiamine pyrophosphate-dependent enzyme translates to METLNYDKKSLSNEVLLDLYKKLLKPRMIEEKMLILIRQGKVSKWFSGIGQEAIAVGVTSVLENDEYVLPMHRNLGVFTSRNIPLHRLFSQWQGKANGFTKGRDRSFHFGTQEYKIIGMISHLGPQLGIADGIALAHKLRKENKITAVFTGEGATSEGDFHEALNVASVWDLPVMFIIENNGYGLSTPTNEQYRCENLADRGAGYGMESYIIDGNNILEVYNKLNELAISMRENPRPVLIEMKTFRMRGHEEASGTKYIPQELFDMWKVKDPVENYKKYLLENGILTPELDEAFRAAIKNEIDTDWQKVQEEPAIEASLEEELNDVYKPYTFEDYKPSTQTENIRFIDAISQSLKESMEKYPNMVIMGQDIAEYGGAFKITQGFVEAFGKDRVRNTPICESIIVSTAMGLSINKYKAVVEMQFADFVSTGFNPIVNLLAKSHYRWLEHADVVVRMPCGGGTQAGPFHSQTNEAWFTKTPGLKVVYPAFPVDAKGLLNTAINDPNPVIYFEHKALYRSIQQEVPVDYYTIPFGKVAMIKEGNDVTVISFGAGVHWAMETLEKHPEVSADLIDLRSLQPLDYETIFASVKKTGKVIILQEDTMFGGIASDLSAAIMEECFQYLDAPVKRVASLESPIPFMKNLEEQYLPKARFEKELLVLLDY, encoded by the coding sequence ATGGAAACTTTAAATTATGACAAGAAAAGCCTTTCTAATGAAGTGCTTTTAGATTTATATAAAAAATTATTGAAACCTAGAATGATCGAAGAAAAAATGTTGATTTTGATTCGTCAAGGAAAGGTTTCTAAATGGTTCTCAGGAATCGGACAAGAAGCAATTGCAGTTGGGGTAACTTCGGTTTTAGAAAACGATGAATACGTGTTGCCCATGCACCGTAACTTAGGCGTTTTTACTTCAAGAAATATTCCATTACATCGTTTATTTTCGCAATGGCAAGGTAAAGCAAATGGTTTTACTAAAGGTCGTGATCGTTCGTTCCACTTTGGAACGCAAGAATATAAAATCATAGGAATGATTTCGCATTTAGGTCCGCAATTAGGTATTGCAGACGGAATTGCGTTAGCGCATAAACTTCGTAAAGAAAACAAAATTACTGCTGTATTTACAGGTGAAGGTGCAACCTCTGAAGGTGATTTCCACGAAGCATTAAACGTAGCTTCAGTTTGGGATTTACCTGTAATGTTCATCATCGAGAATAATGGTTACGGACTTTCAACGCCTACAAACGAACAATATCGTTGTGAAAACTTAGCTGATCGTGGAGCTGGTTATGGAATGGAAAGTTACATCATCGATGGAAATAACATTCTTGAAGTATATAACAAATTAAACGAGTTAGCTATTTCCATGCGTGAAAACCCTCGTCCAGTTTTAATCGAGATGAAAACGTTTAGAATGCGTGGACACGAAGAGGCGAGTGGTACCAAATACATTCCACAAGAATTATTTGATATGTGGAAAGTGAAAGATCCGGTTGAAAACTATAAAAAATATCTTTTAGAAAACGGCATTTTAACTCCAGAATTAGACGAAGCTTTCCGCGCAGCAATCAAAAATGAAATAGATACAGATTGGCAAAAAGTTCAAGAAGAACCTGCTATCGAAGCAAGTTTAGAAGAAGAGCTTAACGATGTGTACAAACCCTATACTTTTGAAGATTACAAACCTTCAACTCAAACCGAAAACATTCGTTTTATCGATGCGATTTCGCAATCCTTAAAAGAATCGATGGAGAAATATCCAAACATGGTAATCATGGGGCAGGATATTGCAGAATACGGAGGTGCTTTTAAAATTACACAAGGATTTGTTGAAGCTTTCGGAAAAGATCGCGTGCGTAATACGCCAATTTGCGAAAGTATTATCGTTTCAACAGCCATGGGACTTTCAATCAACAAATACAAAGCAGTGGTAGAAATGCAGTTTGCCGATTTCGTTTCAACCGGATTCAATCCAATTGTAAACTTATTAGCAAAATCACACTACCGTTGGTTAGAACATGCCGATGTGGTGGTGCGTATGCCTTGTGGTGGAGGAACTCAAGCAGGACCTTTCCATTCGCAAACTAACGAAGCTTGGTTTACTAAAACGCCAGGTTTAAAAGTAGTTTATCCGGCTTTTCCTGTAGATGCCAAAGGATTGTTAAACACGGCAATCAACGATCCAAACCCTGTAATTTATTTTGAACATAAAGCCTTATATCGTTCAATTCAACAAGAAGTTCCTGTAGATTATTATACTATTCCTTTCGGAAAAGTAGCAATGATTAAAGAAGGAAATGATGTTACCGTGATTTCTTTCGGAGCTGGAGTACATTGGGCTATGGAAACCTTAGAAAAACATCCAGAAGTTTCTGCAGATTTAATCGATTTACGTTCATTACAACCTTTAGATTACGAAACCATTTTTGCTTCGGTTAAGAAAACAGGTAAAGTAATCATTCTTCAAGAAGATACGATGTTTGGTGGAATTGCAAGTGATTTATCGGCTGCTATTATGGAAGAGTGTTTCCAATATTTAGATGCACCAGTTAAACGTGTAGCAAGTTTAGAATCGCCTATTCCGTTTATGAAAAATTTAGAAGAGCAATATTTGCCAAAAGCTCGTTTTGAAAAAGAATTATTAGTACTTTTGGACTATTAA
- a CDS encoding glycerophosphodiester phosphodiesterase translates to MNALFFKSTFIFLTLIQFNCMAQIKNPVIAHRGAWKEFNLPQNSIASLRKAIELECFATEFDVHLTKDAKMVVNHDHDFYGLDIETHTYEELNTRKHPNGEKLPTVEEYLSEGLKQNKTKLIFEIKTSNISLSRTYLMIDLIKDYLDDKKLEEQIEFILFSYDASIYIKQQLPSYKISYLNGDKTPQEIKQIGLDGIDYNHKVYQENKNYLKDARKLGLITNSWTVNKEDLFLKLLDEKIDVITTDYPAQFLEIYAKLKP, encoded by the coding sequence ATGAACGCACTTTTTTTTAAATCAACATTTATTTTTTTAACGCTTATTCAATTTAATTGTATGGCTCAAATCAAAAATCCTGTAATTGCACATCGAGGTGCTTGGAAAGAATTTAATTTACCACAAAACTCCATTGCTTCATTAAGAAAGGCAATCGAATTGGAATGTTTCGCAACCGAATTTGATGTGCATTTGACCAAAGATGCTAAAATGGTGGTGAATCATGATCATGATTTTTATGGTTTAGATATTGAAACGCATACTTACGAAGAATTAAATACACGTAAACATCCAAATGGTGAAAAGTTACCAACTGTTGAAGAATATTTATCTGAAGGATTAAAACAAAATAAAACCAAATTGATTTTTGAAATCAAAACTTCTAACATTTCTCTTTCTAGAACTTATTTAATGATCGATTTAATTAAAGATTATCTTGATGATAAAAAGTTAGAAGAGCAAATCGAATTTATATTATTCAGTTATGATGCGTCAATTTACATCAAACAACAATTGCCTAGTTACAAAATATCGTATTTAAATGGCGATAAAACGCCTCAAGAAATCAAACAAATTGGTTTAGACGGAATTGATTACAATCATAAAGTGTATCAAGAAAATAAAAACTATCTAAAAGACGCTCGAAAATTAGGTTTGATTACCAATTCTTGGACAGTTAATAAAGAAGATTTGTTTTTGAAATTACTAGACGAAAAAATAGATGTCATTACTACAGATTATCCAGCTCAATTTCTTGAAATTTATGCTAAACTTAAACCATAA
- a CDS encoding c-type cytochrome produces the protein MKKVLIIILSICLILVIVEALTPNFNFGDLFNTPKTEKHNSEIENTPNLSTEDIDHQIQNELNKNISGKDNFTQQCSACHAIDKKIIGPKLRGVDYMTFNNWTNNEVFYKTNISKSGYSMLSVHYNITNYMTEDEINSIYEYLKQ, from the coding sequence ATGAAAAAAGTGTTAATAATAATTTTATCTATTTGTTTGATTCTAGTTATCGTTGAAGCGTTGACTCCAAATTTTAATTTTGGTGACTTATTCAATACTCCAAAAACAGAAAAACACAATTCGGAGATTGAAAATACGCCAAATTTATCAACAGAAGATATTGATCATCAAATACAAAATGAATTAAACAAAAACATTTCCGGAAAAGATAATTTTACTCAACAATGTAGTGCTTGTCACGCAATTGATAAAAAAATAATTGGTCCAAAACTGAGAGGTGTTGATTACATGACTTTTAATAATTGGACTAATAACGAAGTTTTCTACAAGACAAATATATCTAAAAGCGGATATTCCATGTTAAGTGTGCATTACAACATTACAAATTATATGACTGAAGATGAAATAAATTCGATTTACGAATATTTAAAACAGTAA
- a CDS encoding Na+/H+ antiporter subunit C codes for MELLLVILVGVLYSAGIYMMLRRSMVKLLIGIILLGNGVNILIFLMSGITKGKAPIIPEDQIGFLEAYADPIPQALILTAIVISFALTAFALVLLKKAYTLTGTDDLDSLNIQDLDI; via the coding sequence ATGGAATTATTATTAGTAATATTAGTCGGTGTACTTTATTCAGCTGGAATTTATATGATGCTTCGTAGAAGTATGGTTAAATTATTAATCGGAATTATTCTACTTGGAAATGGAGTTAACATTCTCATTTTCTTGATGAGTGGGATCACAAAAGGAAAAGCTCCAATTATTCCAGAAGATCAAATTGGATTTCTAGAAGCTTATGCAGATCCAATTCCACAAGCATTAATTTTAACAGCTATTGTAATTAGTTTCGCATTAACAGCTTTTGCTTTAGTTTTATTAAAAAAAGCTTATACATTAACAGGAACAGACGACCTTGATTCGCTAAATATTCAAGATTTAGATATATGA
- a CDS encoding phosphoribosylaminoimidazolesuccinocarboxamide synthase produces MNTITSSNFNFPGQKSVYKGKVREVYNINDDLLVMIATDRLSAFDVVMPKGIPYKGQILNQIATKFMNLTSDIVPNWLIATPDANVAVGHLCEPFKVEMVIRGYLSGHAAREYAAGKRMLCGVELPEGLKENDKFPEPIITPTTKADLGTHDQDISREAILTNGIVSEEDYLILEKYTRDLFQRGTEIADSRGLILVDTKYEFGKTKDGIIVLIDEIHTPDSSRYFYADGYQMRQDNNEPQKQLSKEFVRQWLILNDFQGKEGQVVPEMTDDYIYSVSERYIELYEKIMGEEFVKADVSHIENRIEANVNAFLASYTKY; encoded by the coding sequence ATGAATACAATCACATCATCAAACTTTAACTTTCCTGGACAAAAGTCGGTTTATAAAGGTAAAGTTCGTGAAGTTTATAACATCAACGACGATTTATTGGTAATGATCGCTACCGATCGTTTATCAGCTTTTGATGTAGTAATGCCAAAAGGAATTCCTTACAAAGGACAAATCTTAAATCAAATCGCAACTAAGTTTATGAATTTGACTTCGGATATTGTTCCAAACTGGTTAATCGCTACGCCAGATGCTAACGTTGCTGTTGGTCATTTATGTGAACCGTTTAAAGTTGAAATGGTAATTCGCGGTTATTTATCTGGGCATGCAGCTCGTGAATATGCAGCTGGAAAAAGAATGCTTTGTGGGGTTGAACTTCCAGAAGGTTTAAAAGAAAACGATAAGTTTCCAGAGCCAATTATCACACCAACAACAAAAGCTGATTTAGGAACACATGACCAAGATATTTCGCGTGAAGCTATTTTAACAAACGGAATTGTATCAGAAGAAGATTATTTAATTTTAGAAAAATATACCAGAGATTTGTTTCAACGTGGAACTGAAATCGCTGATTCTCGCGGATTGATTTTAGTAGATACAAAATACGAATTTGGTAAAACAAAAGATGGAATTATCGTTTTAATCGACGAAATTCACACGCCTGATTCTTCTCGTTATTTCTATGCAGATGGTTACCAAATGCGTCAAGATAACAACGAACCTCAAAAACAATTATCTAAAGAGTTTGTTCGCCAATGGTTGATCTTAAATGATTTCCAAGGAAAAGAGGGGCAAGTGGTTCCGGAAATGACAGATGATTATATCTATTCAGTTTCTGAACGTTATATTGAGTTATATGAGAAAATCATGGGTGAAGAATTTGTAAAAGCAGACGTTTCGCACATTGAAAATCGTATCGAAGCAAATGTAAATGCCTTTTTAGCATCTTACACAAAATATTAA
- the mnhG gene encoding monovalent cation/H(+) antiporter subunit G, translating to MTDILIMILSTLGALFILVASVGIYKMPDFYSRLSVTIKAATLGVGAILIAAALYFAEFSVTTKTISIIFFLFLTAPVAGYLIGKVAYVNGTKLWKHSIIDEMKDDPDSFCTMVKENEEEAQSKSDSNKSK from the coding sequence ATGACTGATATTTTAATTATGATATTAAGCACGCTTGGTGCATTATTTATACTCGTTGCTTCGGTAGGAATTTATAAAATGCCTGATTTTTATTCACGACTTTCAGTGACTATAAAAGCGGCAACTTTAGGAGTTGGAGCAATTTTGATTGCAGCTGCCTTATATTTTGCTGAATTTTCGGTAACTACCAAAACCATTTCCATTATATTTTTCTTGTTTTTGACAGCTCCAGTTGCTGGTTATCTAATCGGAAAAGTTGCTTATGTAAACGGTACAAAATTATGGAAACATTCGATTATTGATGAAATGAAAGATGATCCGGATAGTTTTTGTACCATGGTCAAAGAAAATGAAGAAGAAGCTCAATCAAAATCCGATTCGAATAAATCCAAATAA